The Bombina bombina isolate aBomBom1 chromosome 12, aBomBom1.pri, whole genome shotgun sequence sequence aatacaaataacaactcccatcagtctagtgctaggtgtaaataacaagctcagggctatatcatacaaagcacagtattaaatcacctgatttaatataaacaatacaaataacaaatcccatcagtctagtgctaggtgtaaataagctcagcactatatcatacaaagcacagtattaaatcacctgatttaatataaacaatacaaataacaactcccatcagtctagtgctaggtgtaaataataagctcagcactatatcatacaaagcacagtattaaatcacctgatttaatataaacaatacaaataacaactcccatcagtctagggctaggtgtaaataacaagctcagggctatatcatacaaagcacagtattaaatcacctgatttaatataaacaatacaaataacaaatcccatcagtctagtgctaggtgtaaataagctcagcactatatcatacaaagcacagtattaaatcacctgatttaataaaaacaatacaaataacaaatcacatcagtctagggctaggtgtaaataacaagctcagcactatatcatacaaagcacagtattaaatcacctgatttaataaaaacaatacaaataacaaatcacatcagtctagtgctaggtgtaaataagctcagcactatatcatacaaagcacagtattaaatcacctgatttaatataaacaatacaaataacaaatcccatcagtctagggctaggtgtaaataacaagctcagtgctatatcttttttttttttttttctttttttcgaatttgaataatttttattttgcatatacttTGTCAATAAAATTAGAATATtactaaaatatattataaattacaTTCAAAATGGTGTtctgaaaatataataaaatagtcaAAATAGGTcccatctttttttttataaataaattggtTTTGTTTCTAATAAACAATTTAAATAgacaaaatagttttttaaaaaataataatgtaacagCTCTCACAAAAAGGTGACACtttgtttaaataaacataaataaggaACAGATGTGCAAAGTGAGTGTAGTTGGTCCATTTCTTAGATGCAGGATGTGCCTATCACTGATCATCCAAGAGCCTCTCCCGAAGGAGAAATAATGCATCCAGGTTAGCTATAAGTTCCAGGGTTATGGAAGCAGAGCCAGAGGATGAGGTATCCAATAAGGATGCTAAGAGTTCACAGTGACATAGTTCATACTATCAACACACAGCCCGTGCTTTCTGGCCTTGCACAGGAACTGCTTGCTGGCCATGTATCCTAGCTGCCTGATGCTCAAATGCAGACACCATCTGTTTGACCACCTCATCAAAGAAGAGTGTAGCGAGTTGTGAATGGAGGAGGGATttgaattcaaattatacatataaATCTAATGTGCAGGTGTCAGGCCGTCCAGTTAACCCAGGGTTAAATCTCCATACAGTCTCCAGGTGACTGAAAAGTTTCCCATCATTACAGACAGCCCTGATTTTATGGCCTGGGATTATGGAGATTTCTGACACATAGCGCTCCACAAAAGGTGGGAAACCCACTTCAAGCTCGGCTTTGATCAGACCTTTTTGGCAGGACAAAACTTTGGATTTATTGCACCAAGGCACGAAAATCCTGTAGTCACCAACATTAGCGACAACATCAAACATCTGGTCCATGGAATAGCCCAGGACTCGGGATTCAGAGTAGTCTATGCGTTTGTTCCCCAAGAGTGGTACTGCAAGGTTCAGGAACGTTCTTGCCTGCTCATGATTTACAGATGGCAGCGGGAGCTTTTGGCATTGCGGAGACAGAATTCCACAAGAGCTCAAGTGACGAATTCTGTGATGTTTCTTAGCTCTCCGTATCAGAATCTGTCCTGGCCGTGTTTCCGCCTCCAGCAGATCCCGGAGAAGTACTGAGGTGCCTCTTCCGCAGTGACCGGCCATGACCTTAATATGCTGGTGGTATAAGTTGCTCTCAGACACAGGGCACCTGCTGTAATAAGCCGGTTTCTCCCTGCAGCTTTACTTTACAAGGTCACGAACTCagtgctatatcatacaaagcacagtattaaatcacctgatttaatctaaacaatacaaataacaactcccatcagtctagtgctaggtgtaaataacaagctcagtgctatatcatacaaagcacagtattaaatcacctgatttcatataaacaatacaaataactcccatcagtctagtgctaggtgtaaataacaagctcagcactatatcatacaaagcacagtattaaatcacctgatttaatataaacaatacaaataacaactcccatcagtctagggctaggtgtaaataacaagctcagcactatatcatgcaaagcacagtattaaatcacctgatttattataaacaatacaaataacaaatctcatcagtctagggctaggtgtaaataacaagctcagcgctatatcatacaaagcacagtattaaatcacctgatttaatataaacaatacaaataacaactcccatcagtctagtgctaggtgtaaataataagctcagcgctatatcatacaaagcacagtattaaatcacctgatttattataaacaatacaaataacaactcccatcagtctagtgctaggtgtaaataacaagctcagcgctatatcatacaaagcacagtattaaatcacctgatttaatataaacaatacaaataacaaatcccatcagtctagtgctaggtgtaaataacaagctcagcactatatcatacaaagcactgtattaaatcacctgatttaatataaacaatacaaatggtGACTCCTGTTTTATCTCTGGGGGTTGCACAtgagccaggggtagttgtaaacttataccgTCCGAAAAAATGTGTAAACGTCAGTAGATgttctttaggctaagggcataaccataaaacacaataccatgtgcaggagctcatcagagtgaagcagctggtgccgtgcacagaccaactaatcgcaCACCAACTAATTGacaatgagattcgttgacaactattttcataatcgattataacggttagttgttgcagctctagtttggattgaacatacaatttccagtttacttctgttatatttctattatatttctactacaagatacgacgagtccacggatttcatctttacttgtgagatgttatcctcctgctaacaggaagtggcaaagagcaccacagcagagctgtatatatagctcctcccttccctccacctccagtcattatctttgcctgtgtttgtactaggaagaggtaagtttcttcaatcaagaagttttttattttaaatggtaccggtgagtactgtttccctcagggggatatggaagatttctgccctgaggtttatgatcttagcagctgtaactaagatccatgttggttaccacagatctgaaggtaatactgGAGACATCTTCAGTGTTGAGTCcagttcatgctacaagcagcattgaggtatgtgcagccctttattctgaggagacttggtatatcagataACGGCTGAAAATGTATTCCCtgttagggaaggggtaagcagtagacctgtcagCAAGGGGGGTGTTACTGAAAcctattcattattttattttattcagttgAAATTTTTTGGGCAAGGAGTTTATAATGACAGAGGCTGAAATACTCATTATAAAGGACACTGGGAGATATGTTTTGCGGTTGGTTGTTATACATTCTGACCGTAGTTTATATTAGGGGTGAAACATTTCCACATGGCTTGCATCGTAACCGCTCCTCCATgcggttgtttgggcctactcagTCATCGGTCCTGATGGGCGGGGCTTGTTTTTGCGCGCTCAAACGTGCTCTGTATTCTAGCTAggaagcagcaggcattagctccggtggagcTTAAGTAGAGTTTTTTCCTCTCCGGATTGTTGTCAAGTCttctcgaagtaccctgggggcaggtaggcgccgcagcagagctgtggcgaggtgcagagggtattttttgcTGACTTTATTATAAATGTGGCTATAAATACATTTTAGGAGTTAATCCTTCCCCTAatacttggggtgcaataatttttggaaactTTATTTAGGATTGAGTTAATTTTGGTAGTAAATTAACGGTTTACAGCACTTTTGAAAAAATTGttcgctttttattttttaaagagacagtacacgtTTTCTAagaattgtggaaccccctcttacattgtgtacctcttctactgaaagggccttacattgtaaagagcatattctaagtaaagatagtgtgtctaaggatgattctcagtctgaagagaatcaggatatgccatccaattctccccaagtgacaCAACCTTTAactcccacacaagcgacgccaagtacttctattgcgtctaattcctttactctgcaggagatggctgcagttatgtcaactacccttactgaggtattatctaaattaccagtgttacagggtaaacgcagtaggtcaggtattaatgtgaatactgaatcctctgatgctttattggctatttccgatgtaccctcacagtgttctgagttgggggtcagggaattgctgtctgagggagaaatttcagattcaggaaatgtatcatctcagacagactcggacgtaatgtcctttaaatttaagcttgaacacctccgcctgttacttcgagaggttttagcgactctggatgattgggaTACTATTGTGATAcgaccagagaaattgtgtaagatggacaaatatctagaggtgcctacttacactgatgtttttccagttcctaagagaatttcggaaattgttaaaaaggaatgggatagaccaggtataccgttctctccccctcctaatttggcagacggtccctaaggtggagggagctatttttaccctggctaagcgcacaactattcctattgaggacagttatgctttcaaagaccctatggataaaatattagagggtcttctaaagaaattatttgttcatcagggtttccttctacaacctacggcttgcattgttccagtaactaccacagcagccttttggtttgaggccctagaagagtctctgaaggttgagactcccttAGATGACatcctagatagaattaaggctctcaagctagctaattattttattactgatgccgcttttcaaattgctaaactagcggcgaaaaatgcaggatttgccattctagtgCGTATAgcactatggctcaaatcttggtctgctgatgtgtcatcaaaatctaagctgctagctattccttttaaaggtaaaaccctattctggccggaattgaaggaaatcatttctgacattactggaggtaaaggtcatgccctacctaAGGATAAGTCtgctaaaatgaggggtaaacaaaataatttttgttcctttcgaaactttaaaggaggaccctatgtttcctcttcctccacaaagcaggaagggaattttgctcaatccaagtcagtctggagacacaaccaggcttggaataaaggtaaacaatccaagaagcccgctgctgctacaaagacagcatgaaggggcggcccccgatccaggaccggatctagtagggggcagactttctttctttgctcaggcatgggcaagagacgttcaggacccttgggcactggaaatcgtgacccacgggtatcaactggaattcaaggattttctcccaagagggagatttcatctttcacaattatctatagaccaaataaaaaaagaggcttacgctgtgtaaaagacctctctaccatgggagtaatttgtccggttccaaaactggaacaggggcatggattttactcaaatcttttcgtggttcccaaaaaagagggaactttcagacccattttagatctcaagtgtctaaacaagtttctcagagttccatcattcaagatggagactatacgaacaatcttaccaatgatccaggagggtcaatttatgactactgtggacttgaaggatgcataccttcatatccctattcacaaggatcatcaacagttcctaaggtttgctttcctggacaaacattatcagtttgtggctcttcccttagggttggccacagcacccagaatctttacaaaggttctagggtctcttctagtggttctcagaccgcggggcatagcagtggcgccttatctggacgatattctgattcaggcatcaacttatcatttgacaaagtctcacacggacatagtattgtctttcctgagaactcacggttggaaagtgaacatagaaaataattcactagttccacggacaagggttcccttcttggggactctgatagactcggtagaaatgaaaatatttctgacggaggtcagaaagacaaagattctaaatacttgccgagcacttcggtCCATTcctcgcccatcagtggctcagtgtatggaggtcattgaattaatggtagcggcattggacatcgttccgtttgcccactttcatctcagaccactgcagctgtgcatgctcggacagtggaatggggactatgcaaatttatctcctcagataaatctggatcaagagaccagagactctcttctttggtggttgtcgccggatcatctgtcccaggggacttgtttccgcagaccctcgtgggtgattgtgacaacggacgccagcctactgggctggggtgcagtctggaattgcctgaaggctcagggtgtttggactcaagtggagtctctacttccaatcaatattctggaactgagagcaatattcaatgcgctttaggcatggcctcagttggcttcggccaaattcatcagattccagtcggacaacatcacgattgtggcatatatcaatcatcaagggggaacgaggaaTTCCTTAgctatgatagaggtatccaagataatccgatgggcagaggcccactcttgttatctgtcggcaatttacatcccaggagtagaaaaaagcggattttctaagtcgtcagacttttcatccgggggagtgggaactccatccggaggtgtttgcctcattgattcgccaatggggcagaccggaactggatctgatggcatctcgtcagaatgccaaacttccaagttacggatccaggtcaagggatccccaggccgaactgatagatgccctggcagtgccttggtcgttcagcctagcttatgtgtttccaccatttcctcttcttccacgtgtgattgctcgaatcaaacaggagagagcttcagtaatcttgatagtgcctgcgtggccacgcaggatttggtatgcggatctagtggacatgtcctctctgccaccgtggaaacttcctttgagacaggaccttctcattcaaggtcctttccaacatccaaatctactttctctgcagctgactgcttggagattgaacgcttgattctatctaagcgaggtttc is a genomic window containing:
- the LOC128642895 gene encoding LOW QUALITY PROTEIN: coenzyme Q-binding protein COQ10 homolog B, mitochondrial-like (The sequence of the model RefSeq protein was modified relative to this genomic sequence to represent the inferred CDS: substituted 1 base at 1 genomic stop codon): MAGHCGRGTSVLLRDLLEAETRPGQILIRRAKKHHRIRHLSSCGILSPQCQKLPLPSVNHEQARTFLNLAVPLLGNKRIDYSESRVLGYSMDQMFDVVANVGDYRIFVPWCNKSKVLSCQKGLIKAELEVGFPPFVERYVSEISIIPGHKIRAVCNDGKLFSHLETVWRFNPGLTGRPDTCTLDLYVXFEFKSLLHSQLATLFFDEVVKQMVSAFEHQAARIHGQQAVPVQGQKARAVC